A genomic stretch from Streptococcus oralis includes:
- a CDS encoding DUF1846 domain-containing protein → MKKQAFSSEQYLNLQRDHILERINQFDGKLYLEFGGKMLEDFHAARVLPGYEPDNKIKLLQELKEQVEVVIAINASNIEHSKARGDLGISYDQEVLRLIDKFNELGIFVGSVVITQYAGQPAADAFRNQLDKNGIDSYLHYPIKGYPTDMDHIISPEGMGKNDYIKTSRNLIVVTAPGPGSGKLATCVSNMYHDQINGIKSGYAKFETFPVWNLPLHHPVNLAYEAATADLDDVNMIDPFHLQTYGETTVNYNRDIEIFPVLKRMLERILGESPYASPTDMGVNMVGFAITDNEAAIEASKQEIIRRYYQTVLDFKAEKVGESAVKKIELLMNDLGITPEDRKVAVAARQKAEETGGPALALELPSGEIVTGKNSELFGPTAAALINAIKKSADIAKEVKLIEPEVVKPIQGLKINHLGSRNPRLHSNEILIALAITAMENPDAARAMKELGNLKGSEAHSTIILTDEDKNVLRKLGINVTFDPYYQYDRLYRK, encoded by the coding sequence ATGAAAAAACAAGCTTTTAGTTCTGAACAATATTTGAATCTACAACGCGACCACATTTTGGAGCGCATTAACCAATTTGACGGCAAACTTTACCTGGAGTTTGGTGGCAAAATGTTAGAAGATTTCCACGCTGCTCGTGTACTGCCTGGTTATGAGCCTGACAATAAAATCAAGCTCTTGCAAGAATTGAAAGAGCAGGTTGAGGTTGTGATTGCCATTAACGCTAGCAACATCGAACATTCTAAAGCGCGTGGTGACCTAGGAATTTCTTATGATCAAGAAGTTCTTCGTTTGATTGACAAATTCAATGAACTGGGAATTTTTGTTGGTTCGGTTGTCATCACACAGTACGCTGGACAACCCGCTGCAGATGCTTTCCGCAACCAGTTAGATAAAAACGGGATTGATTCCTATCTTCATTATCCAATCAAAGGATATCCGACCGATATGGATCACATCATTTCTCCTGAAGGTATGGGGAAAAACGACTATATCAAAACCAGTCGCAACTTGATCGTCGTAACTGCTCCTGGACCTGGTTCTGGAAAATTGGCAACCTGTGTGTCCAATATGTACCATGACCAAATCAACGGTATCAAGTCTGGTTACGCTAAGTTTGAAACCTTCCCAGTTTGGAATCTTCCCCTTCATCACCCAGTCAATTTGGCCTACGAGGCTGCAACCGCAGACCTTGATGATGTCAACATGATTGACCCCTTCCATCTTCAAACTTACGGAGAAACTACTGTCAATTACAACCGTGATATCGAAATCTTCCCAGTGCTGAAACGTATGTTGGAACGCATCCTCGGCGAATCTCCATACGCTTCTCCAACAGACATGGGTGTCAACATGGTTGGCTTCGCCATTACAGATAATGAGGCTGCTATCGAAGCCTCTAAACAAGAAATCATTCGCCGTTACTATCAGACTGTACTTGATTTTAAAGCTGAAAAAGTCGGCGAATCTGCTGTCAAGAAAATCGAGTTGCTCATGAACGACCTCGGTATCACACCTGAAGACCGTAAGGTTGCTGTTGCTGCACGCCAAAAAGCAGAAGAAACTGGTGGTCCTGCCCTAGCCCTTGAATTGCCAAGCGGGGAAATCGTGACTGGTAAAAACTCTGAACTCTTTGGTCCTACAGCTGCCGCCTTGATCAATGCCATCAAAAAATCAGCTGATATCGCTAAGGAAGTGAAACTAATCGAGCCTGAAGTTGTCAAACCAATTCAAGGCCTCAAGATTAACCATCTAGGCAGTCGCAATCCTCGCCTCCACTCAAATGAGATTTTGATTGCACTTGCAATCACGGCTATGGAAAACCCTGATGCTGCGCGCGCAATGAAGGAACTTGGTAACCTCAAAGGAAGCGAAGCTCACTCAACCATCATCTTGACCGATGAAGACAAGAATGTCCTTCGCAAACTAGGTATCAACGTAACCTTTGATCCTTACTACCAATACGATCGCTTGTATCGGAAGTAA
- a CDS encoding response regulator transcription factor, with protein MENMRQYRILVVDDDQSILKLVKNVLELDAYDVTTLDRIEELELTHFVGYDLILLDVMMEPVNGFELCSYIRPHLSCPIIFLTAKELEADKVEGLFRGADDYIVKPFGTKELLARVRAHLRREERREERYSEIASCQFYPERYEVACFSKVLKFSEREFKLLHLLASNPKQTFSAERLHTLLYPESSETQLRSISEYVYQIRQKCKQEGLQAIATVRGVGYRWQLEPEISKA; from the coding sequence ATGGAAAACATGAGACAGTATCGTATTTTGGTGGTTGATGACGACCAGAGCATTTTAAAGCTGGTGAAAAACGTCCTAGAACTCGACGCTTATGATGTGACAACGCTTGATCGGATAGAAGAGCTAGAGTTGACGCATTTTGTCGGATATGACTTGATTCTGCTGGATGTGATGATGGAGCCTGTTAATGGTTTTGAGCTGTGTTCCTACATTCGTCCTCATCTTTCGTGCCCAATCATCTTTCTGACGGCCAAGGAGTTGGAGGCGGACAAGGTGGAAGGGCTCTTTCGTGGTGCAGATGACTATATTGTCAAACCTTTTGGGACCAAAGAATTGCTGGCGCGTGTCAGAGCGCATCTTCGGCGGGAGGAAAGACGTGAGGAGCGCTATTCTGAGATTGCTTCTTGTCAATTTTATCCAGAGCGCTATGAAGTTGCCTGTTTTAGTAAAGTCTTGAAATTTTCAGAGCGGGAGTTTAAGCTGCTGCATTTACTAGCTAGCAATCCCAAGCAGACCTTTTCAGCTGAACGCCTGCATACTTTACTTTACCCAGAAAGCTCAGAAACACAGCTTCGCTCCATCTCAGAATACGTATATCAGATTCGTCAAAAATGCAAACAAGAAGGGCTGCAAGCAATCGCAACAGTGAGAGGAGTAGGCTATAGATGGCAATTAGAACCCGAAATTTCAAAAGCTTAG
- a CDS encoding sensor histidine kinase — MAIRTRNFKSLVWTTSLKIVFFHVLIFVLIGYEFTQGSDYALFTLFFWAGSLLLITFYHILKLLRKIDREIKMLKSEKLLEENQSRLFRIEEMLEVYSDLRSSHQENARLLEREQQHNRELILQLSATSHDLKTPLTVIKGNAELLELAQLDQPQADYASEILQASHKMEEYCGSLIDYAKTFQIDANQFSQLSLRDFLADLQDDWALFSKQESYRFYLQEDCDLSLILLIYLDYLKRALLNILLNALEHADQDQKEVKLTVSVQQDQLVFAIWNNGPAFSEEMLLGAEQLFYQSDQSRNSANPHHGIGLAFSKQVALLHGGRLTLLNPDQGGASVELTISLK, encoded by the coding sequence ATGGCAATTAGAACCCGAAATTTCAAAAGCTTAGTCTGGACAACCAGCTTGAAAATCGTCTTTTTTCATGTTTTGATTTTTGTGCTTATCGGCTATGAATTTACGCAAGGAAGTGATTATGCTCTTTTCACCTTGTTCTTTTGGGCAGGGAGCCTACTGCTGATTACTTTTTATCATATTTTGAAATTACTCCGAAAAATCGACAGGGAAATAAAAATGCTAAAGAGCGAGAAGCTTTTGGAAGAAAATCAAAGCCGTCTTTTTCGGATTGAGGAAATGCTAGAAGTTTATAGCGATTTACGGAGCAGCCACCAAGAAAATGCTCGTCTTCTAGAAAGAGAGCAGCAGCATAATCGGGAGTTGATTTTACAGTTATCAGCGACATCGCACGATTTGAAAACGCCCCTAACTGTGATTAAGGGGAATGCTGAGCTCTTGGAATTGGCGCAGTTGGACCAGCCACAGGCAGACTATGCTTCTGAGATTTTGCAGGCCAGTCACAAGATGGAAGAGTATTGTGGCTCTTTGATTGATTACGCTAAGACTTTTCAGATTGATGCTAATCAGTTTAGTCAGCTTTCCTTAAGGGACTTTTTGGCTGATCTACAGGACGACTGGGCACTGTTCAGCAAACAGGAAAGCTATCGTTTTTATCTCCAAGAAGATTGCGATCTTAGTCTGATTTTGTTGATTTATTTAGATTATCTCAAACGGGCTTTACTCAATATCTTACTAAATGCGCTTGAACATGCTGACCAAGACCAAAAAGAAGTCAAGCTGACGGTATCAGTACAGCAGGATCAGTTGGTGTTTGCTATCTGGAACAATGGCCCTGCATTTTCAGAGGAGATGCTGCTGGGAGCGGAACAGCTCTTTTATCAGAGTGACCAAAGTCGCAATTCAGCTAATCCCCATCATGGTATCGGCTTAGCCTTTTCTAAGCAAGTCGCTCTCTTGCATGGTGGTCGTCTGACCCTGCTCAATCCAGACCAAGGAGGAGCCTCTGTTGAGTTGACAATTTCATTAAAATAA
- a CDS encoding glycoside hydrolase family 13 protein, with product MQEKWWHNAVVYQVYPKSFMDSNGDGIGDLPGITSKLDYLAKLGITAIWLSPVYDSPMDDNGYDIADYQAIAAIFGTMEDMDQLIAEAKKRDIRIIMDLVVNHTSDEHAWFVEACENPDSPERDYYIWRDEPNDLESIFSGSAWEYDEKSGQYYLHFFSKKQPDLNWENEKLRQKIYEMMNFWIDKGIGGFRMDVIDMIGKIPDEKVVNNGPMLHPYLKEMNQGTFGDKNLLTVGETWGATPEIAKLYSDPKGQELSMVFQFEHICLQYQEGQPKWHYQKELNVGKLKEIFNKWQTELGVEDGWNSLFWNNHDLPRIVSIWGNDQEYREKSAKAFAILLHLMRGTPYIYQGEEIGMTNYPFETLDQVEDIESLNYAREALEKGVPLEEIMDSIRVIGRDNARTPMQWDESKNAGFSTGQPWLAVNPNYQAINVQEALENPDSIFYTYQKLVQIRKENSWLIRADFELLDTADKVFAYIRKDGDRRFLVVANLSNEKQDFSVEGKVQSVLIKNTVAQEAVEKQALAPWDAFCVEMTD from the coding sequence ATGCAAGAAAAATGGTGGCATAATGCCGTAGTCTATCAAGTCTATCCCAAGAGTTTTATGGATAGCAATGGAGATGGAATTGGTGATTTGCCAGGAATTACTAGTAAGTTGGACTATCTAGCTAAGTTAGGAATCACAGCGATTTGGCTTTCTCCTGTTTATGACAGTCCGATGGATGATAATGGTTATGATATTGCTGATTATCAAGCGATTGCAGCTATTTTTGGAACCATGGAGGATATGGACCAACTCATTGCAGAAGCTAAGAAACGTGATATTCGAATTATCATGGACTTGGTGGTCAATCATACCTCGGATGAACACGCATGGTTTGTCGAGGCTTGTGAAAATCCTGATAGCCCTGAGCGAGACTACTATATCTGGCGAGATGAGCCCAATGATTTGGAGTCTATCTTTAGTGGGTCTGCTTGGGAATACGATGAAAAGTCGGGTCAATACTATCTCCACTTTTTCAGTAAGAAACAGCCTGACCTCAACTGGGAGAATGAAAAACTGCGCCAGAAAATTTATGAGATGATGAACTTCTGGATTGATAAAGGTATTGGTGGTTTCCGTATGGATGTTATTGACATGATTGGAAAAATTCCTGATGAGAAAGTAGTCAATAACGGTCCTATGCTCCATCCCTATCTCAAGGAAATGAATCAGGGGACCTTTGGAGATAAGAATCTCTTGACAGTAGGGGAAACATGGGGGGCAACGCCAGAGATTGCTAAACTCTACTCGGATCCAAAGGGACAAGAATTGTCAATGGTCTTCCAGTTTGAACACATCTGTCTACAGTATCAGGAAGGGCAACCTAAGTGGCACTACCAAAAAGAGTTAAATGTAGGGAAGTTAAAAGAGATTTTTAACAAATGGCAGACAGAGTTGGGAGTTGAGGACGGCTGGAATTCCCTCTTCTGGAATAACCATGACCTCCCTCGTATTGTCTCTATCTGGGGAAATGACCAAGAATACCGTGAAAAATCCGCCAAAGCCTTTGCAATCTTGCTTCATCTCATGAGAGGGACACCTTATATTTACCAAGGTGAGGAGATTGGGATGACAAACTATCCATTTGAAACACTGGATCAAGTAGAAGATATTGAATCCCTCAACTATGCGCGTGAGGCTCTTGAAAAAGGCGTTCCGCTAGAGGAGATTATGGACAGCATCCGTGTCATCGGTCGTGATAATGCACGTACTCCGATGCAATGGGATGAAAGCAAAAATGCTGGCTTCTCAACAGGTCAACCTTGGTTAGCAGTTAATCCAAACTATCAAGCAATCAACGTTCAAGAAGCACTGGAAAATCCAGATTCTATTTTCTATACCTATCAGAAGTTGGTTCAGATTCGTAAGGAAAACAGTTGGCTGATTCGAGCTGATTTTGAATTGCTTGATACGGCTGACAAGGTCTTTGCCTATATCCGCAAAGATGGCGACCGTCGTTTCCTAGTCGTGGCTAATTTGTCCAATGAAAAACAAGATTTTTCAGTAGAAGGAAAAGTGCAATCTGTCTTGATTAAAAATACTGTGGCTCAAGAAGCAGTTGAGAAACAGGCTTTGGCGCCATGGGATGCTTTCTGTGTGGAAATGACTGACTAA
- a CDS encoding lantibiotic ABC transporter permease, which produces MIKALLRSEWIKFRSYYLALGAALAALVVVPFFLMNLDYSQTAVGQTKALSEALHALYLAQPVIVIFTSLYFAQEFVKSGMRTNFLTVSNRKAWLAGKFLFLVLLLLVLYSVIISSCFFVMLARFDLDFSWSLLGKFLYYSSFGLLSNLFLAFLTAGLALLFQSWVVPVSVLFPLLIGLSRLLATFIKEAKYLPDLATLNLFEYEGLQHSIDLSGLGIQLFWLALVWSSAIFLTLKRDVR; this is translated from the coding sequence ATGATAAAAGCTCTGCTTAGAAGTGAATGGATTAAGTTCCGTTCTTACTATCTCGCTCTTGGTGCCGCCTTGGCGGCTCTGGTAGTCGTTCCATTTTTTCTGATGAATCTTGACTATAGTCAGACAGCAGTTGGCCAGACGAAAGCTCTGAGCGAGGCTTTGCATGCTCTCTATCTGGCGCAGCCTGTCATCGTCATCTTTACTTCCCTCTATTTTGCTCAGGAGTTTGTCAAGTCAGGGATGCGAACTAATTTTCTAACAGTATCCAATAGAAAGGCTTGGTTGGCTGGGAAATTCCTTTTTCTGGTCTTGCTGCTCTTGGTTCTCTATAGTGTCATTATAAGTAGCTGTTTCTTTGTTATGCTGGCTCGATTTGACCTAGACTTTAGCTGGTCCTTACTGGGGAAATTCCTCTATTACAGCTCTTTTGGTCTTCTCAGCAATCTTTTTCTGGCTTTTTTAACTGCCGGCCTCGCTTTGCTCTTTCAATCTTGGGTTGTGCCGGTGTCGGTGCTCTTTCCTCTCTTGATTGGTCTTAGCCGTTTATTGGCAACTTTTATCAAAGAAGCAAAATACCTGCCCGATCTGGCTACGCTCAATCTTTTTGAGTATGAAGGGCTTCAGCATTCAATAGATTTATCAGGTCTGGGGATACAGCTGTTCTGGCTAGCTTTGGTTTGGAGCTCTGCTATATTCTTAACCTTGAAACGAGATGTTCGCTAG
- a CDS encoding peptide ABC transporter substrate-binding protein translates to MKSKKWLLGAGAVLSAALLLTACGQNEKKADAPKTFSYVYAIDPSSLDYSVTSKSSTSDVIANVVDGLLENDKYGNLIPSLAEDWSVSKDGLTYTYKLRKGVKWYTSEGEEYAEVKAQDFVTGLKHAADGKSDGLSLLQDSIKGLAAYISGESNDFSTVGVKAVDDYTVEYTLNKPESFWNSKVTTATMLPVNEEFLNSKGSDYGAPTPSSILYNGPYFLKSLTSKSVIEYEKNPNYWDKDNVKIDNIKLTFYDGSDQESLIRSFTQGAYTTARLFPTSSNFESTKKEYGDKIVYSPQEATSYYLTVNVNRQSYNKTAKTDEAQKTSTKEALLNKNFRQALNFALDRHSYTAQLNGEEGADKIIRNSLVPHDYVQVGEKTFGELAQAELVSYGDQWKDVALTDGKDTLYSPEKAKVAFAKAKAELQAKGVTFPIRLDVPVEQTDVIAVQQTNSLKQSIESTLGTENVIVDVLQMTDNEKMSITSQAKVPSQKDYDLNGTGWGPDYQDPATYLNILDAKKGSALKHLGLTRGKDPEVMAQVGLDEYKKLLDDAASETSDLNKRYEKYAKAQAWVSDSSLLIPVASSGGSPTVSRTVPFTKAYSQVGIKGDPFVFKGLELQKDVVTTKEYEEALKKWQKEKIETNAKYQKELEKHVK, encoded by the coding sequence ATGAAATCGAAAAAGTGGCTCTTAGGAGCAGGTGCTGTCTTGAGCGCAGCCCTTCTGTTAACTGCTTGTGGGCAAAACGAAAAGAAAGCTGATGCTCCCAAGACATTTTCTTATGTCTATGCAATAGATCCATCATCTTTGGACTACAGCGTGACGAGCAAGAGCTCAACTTCTGACGTTATAGCCAACGTTGTCGATGGCCTCTTGGAAAACGATAAATACGGGAACTTGATTCCGTCGCTTGCAGAAGACTGGTCCGTTTCTAAAGATGGCTTGACCTATACCTACAAACTTCGTAAGGGTGTAAAATGGTATACTTCTGAGGGAGAAGAGTATGCTGAGGTCAAGGCTCAGGACTTTGTTACTGGTCTGAAACACGCGGCTGATGGCAAATCAGACGGCCTCTCTCTCCTTCAAGATTCTATCAAAGGCTTGGCTGCCTACATCAGTGGAGAGAGCAATGACTTTTCTACTGTAGGAGTCAAGGCTGTTGACGATTACACGGTTGAATATACGCTTAACAAACCAGAAAGCTTCTGGAACTCTAAAGTCACAACTGCAACCATGCTTCCAGTTAATGAAGAATTCTTGAATTCTAAAGGGAGCGACTACGGTGCACCAACACCATCAAGTATTCTTTATAACGGTCCTTACTTTTTGAAATCATTGACTTCAAAATCAGTCATCGAATATGAAAAGAATCCAAACTACTGGGATAAGGACAATGTTAAGATTGACAATATTAAACTAACCTTCTACGATGGTTCAGACCAAGAATCTTTGATTCGTAGCTTTACACAAGGTGCCTATACAACAGCTCGTCTCTTCCCAACAAGCTCAAACTTTGAGTCAACTAAAAAAGAGTACGGAGATAAGATTGTTTACAGTCCACAAGAAGCGACAAGCTACTACCTCACTGTTAACGTAAACCGCCAGTCTTACAATAAAACAGCCAAAACAGACGAAGCTCAAAAAACATCAACCAAAGAAGCTCTTCTTAACAAGAACTTCCGTCAGGCGCTGAACTTTGCCCTTGACCGTCATTCTTACACTGCTCAGTTGAATGGTGAAGAAGGTGCGGACAAAATTATCCGTAACAGCCTAGTGCCTCATGACTACGTTCAAGTAGGTGAAAAGACCTTTGGAGAGTTGGCTCAGGCAGAGCTGGTTTCTTACGGGGACCAATGGAAAGATGTAGCCCTTACTGATGGTAAGGATACGCTTTACAGTCCTGAAAAAGCCAAGGTAGCCTTTGCAAAGGCTAAAGCAGAATTGCAGGCTAAGGGTGTGACCTTCCCAATCCGTTTGGATGTTCCAGTTGAACAGACCGATGTCATTGCCGTTCAACAGACTAACTCACTCAAGCAGTCTATCGAATCAACACTTGGTACGGAGAATGTCATTGTCGATGTCCTTCAAATGACCGATAATGAAAAAATGAGTATTACATCCCAAGCCAAAGTACCATCTCAAAAAGACTATGACTTGAACGGAACTGGTTGGGGACCAGACTATCAAGACCCAGCTACCTACCTAAACATTCTTGATGCTAAGAAAGGTTCTGCTCTTAAACACTTGGGGCTCACTCGTGGAAAAGACCCAGAAGTGATGGCTCAAGTCGGTCTAGACGAATACAAGAAACTCTTGGATGATGCCGCATCTGAAACAAGCGACCTCAATAAGCGTTACGAAAAATACGCTAAAGCCCAAGCCTGGGTATCGGATAGTTCGCTCTTGATCCCAGTTGCCTCTTCAGGTGGTTCTCCAACTGTTAGCCGTACTGTACCATTCACAAAAGCATACTCTCAAGTCGGAATCAAGGGAGACCCGTTTGTATTCAAAGGTTTGGAGCTGCAAAAGGATGTCGTGACTACAAAAGAATACGAAGAAGCTCTCAAGAA